The Apium graveolens cultivar Ventura chromosome 3, ASM990537v1, whole genome shotgun sequence sequence aaaattttataatttatgatGAGATTCTTTAATAAAAACAATGGTTTTCACGGTTCTTCATATAAGATGGTTAaatgcctatatatatatatatcaagggTGACAATTCATAAAGGTCGGTAGAGAAccatatttaaaaaatataaatacataatttattttatgtttcatcatatataattacaaattttattaccaaattgaaaataaagttatactccctctgtcccaaccatttctttacactttcctttttgtgATATCCCATCCAATTCTTTATATTTCAAAACTTACCACAAATAGTCAATGAGTCCCACCACTTTCCcactttttcttccttttcacaCTATTTTTACTTCACTATCTcctttttatacattaaaaatcaatgggtcccactacttcacccacttttctttctctttttcactaatttatacatatttcttgaactccgtgcccaaaccaaacgtaaagaattggttgggacggagggagtacaattttttttatttaaaaaattattaaattttgatgaaatagtTTAAATGATTCTGTGGTAGAATCATGTTAAAATCACACTTATCCAACATTATTTCACattatattcaaaaataaaaatcatttattttaaatctcaattattaaacttttattatatttaaatataattattattctacatTATCATCCTTTTCTAGTGTTGTCTGTATAACTCTCTTCAACAAAGGCCTACATATCAATTCAGCGATCGAACTGTAAAAGTTGGGAACATGTATGCATGGTCTGGCTCATCTTCATGTttagagagagagaagagagaaccTTAATACTTGGTGGCACAATTTAACCACTAAACACCACTACCAGAATCAAGAGAGGAATGTGCTTAACAGAACCCTAATATTCTAGTTTGCTGGTAGTTGAGGCAATTAGGAGTATATTTAGCATGGTCTCTCTTTCTGCTAAGTTATCACAAACTGTAAGAGAGCATTAGAAGGTCAAAGTAATTTTACATTTGGAATTTGTTTATGGGTCTGCCAAACAGCGTTTGCTAGAGCAAACTGTAAAAAAAAACACAGTcatggtacttttactagataaGTTATAAACATTGAGTATTTGAAATTTGCAGATCATAAGCAATCAATATAcaatttcaaataaaattattacTTGTTTACCCGCATCATGTTACAATACTTTCTTTGGGATTAGCTTGACAGGAAGACCTTGAGCAGGCATTGGCATTGGATCTCTTCGGTAAGAATTGTCAGTAGAGCATAATTCCCAGGCATATCGTGTCACCAAATAGTGAATTGCCACCAGGATTTCAATCCTTGCAAACTCATAACCTGGACATATACGAGCTCCTCCTCCAAATGGAATATAGCAGTATGGGGGGATAGATGATTGGTTCTCAAATCTTGATGGCTCGAACTTCGTTGGTTCCTCGAATATGTTATTGTCCATGTGAGTCCTATGTGTGGCCCAGAATATCTGGTAATCAATTAATCAAAAGAACACTTCATACAACTGAGTTTATTAGGTTCGGAATTGCTACTCAAAGTGAGAgataaagagatatatatgacAAGCAAGATAATGTTGTAAAAGTTTGTCTCTCTTACTTGCCATCCTTTAGGAATAAGATAACCACCGTACTCCATATCCTTTAGTGCTTTTCTAAAGCCTCCAATTATAGGAGGAATTGTTCGCATTATTTCCAAAGCTACTCTCCATGTGTGCTTCATCTTGGCAAGGTCATCCCAGCTCAGAACCTCTTCTAAGGACTTGTTCATTCTAACAGCTTCTTGCTCTGCAAATACAAATATTGATAGAATGGGAAGATGCCAACAATGTGCATGTGTGTGTTGGGGGGGGGGGGGAGGTTAAAAAGTTTACCTTGAAGAATAGCTTTATAGACAGTATTGTTACTGGCCATAAGTCGCATTATAAATGTAATTACAATAGAGGAAGTGTCATATCCTGCAACCATAATAAGCATGACATTGTGAACAATCTCATTTTCTGATATGGCTTCTTTATTGTTTTCATCACGAACACTGAGTAAACTTGTGATCAGGTCTTGGTTGGATGGAGCACCGTTCAAAGCAAGTTCAAGTCGCTTTTGGCATACAAGTTTCCTAACCAGGTTTTTGACTTGTGTACTAGCCCTTAGGCTTCTGTTATAGCGTGTAAATGGTAAATTAACCGGGATCGACCACATTCCATTAATCATTTCTTGGAAAAGATTCACTAATTTTTCTTTTTCTAGTCCACGCTCAAGTCCAAATAGTAAAGAACAAATAATGTTGAATGTCAGCATCTTCATCAGTGGCAAAACCTACGTGAAACACCAAGCTAATTCTTTTTTGCTAAAAGTTAAAATATTGCAGCTACTAATGATTacattattaatataaaattccTAATCAATTGCAATATTTTCCCCACCAAGCTTAGATGTTGATAGCACTAGAGAAATACAGATGTAGAGTATCGATTGACAAGAAAATAGCTGTTAGAAGCAAAAATGTGTATTATAAAAGTATTAGCTGTTACAATGATTTTTCCGAGAATATAGATTCAGAGGTATTGGACAGTAGGCAATGTTATCGATTCTACACTATAGACTTTAATGAATGACCAAGCCCGATCCTCACTCGGCAAGAGGGGTACTTCCTTAAAATTTTAGTTAGCTAAATTTATATATTCAAATTACGTATAAATTAAACACGAAATCactaaatttaaaatatatcccTGCTCTTTCTCAAAATATGGttgaaaaatataaaaatattgcATTTACTTGGATTTATATGCTGATAAAATTGTTATTGATTCTACCGGTTGCAATGTAACAATTGAGAGGGGATTTTCAGCCATAAAACTTGTTAAAACTACTTTCAGAATTGAATGGGATATATTTGGTTGAATAATTATTTGGTAACATAGATTGTGAGAGATGTTTTTCAACAAATTAAAAATGAGAAAATTATGAAGCGATTTAAGAGTATGAAAAATAGGCCGATAATCTTGTAAATATTATATTGTTTTGATATATATTTATTTGTTGTTTTGCTTATATTTGTTGATGTAGTTGCAATTTTTTTTTCTACCCCCTAAATTCCTTATATTGAAACCCGGATCCGTCAC is a genomic window containing:
- the LOC141714186 gene encoding cytochrome P450 716B1-like, coding for MTLIVTLFFTIFPILFFLFLRKRERSLTRLPPGSLGIPFIGQSFSLLRAMKVNKAEKWLDQRVEKYGPISKLSLFGSPTVFINGPVANKFIFTADSTMISNQQTASLRMILGDRILHELSGDDHKRVRSALMLFLKPESLKQYIGKMDNEFRNHLQMHWEGKDQVTVLPLMKMLTFNIICSLLFGLERGLEKEKLVNLFQEMINGMWSIPVNLPFTRYNRSLRASTQVKNLVRKLVCQKRLELALNGAPSNQDLITSLLSVRDENNKEAISENEIVHNVMLIMVAGYDTSSIVITFIMRLMASNNTVYKAILQEQEAVRMNKSLEEVLSWDDLAKMKHTWRVALEIMRTIPPIIGGFRKALKDMEYGGYLIPKGWQIFWATHRTHMDNNIFEEPTKFEPSRFENQSSIPPYCYIPFGGGARICPGYEFARIEILVAIHYLVTRYAWELCSTDNSYRRDPMPMPAQGLPVKLIPKKVL